One window of the Desulfocurvibacter africanus subsp. africanus DSM 2603 genome contains the following:
- a CDS encoding 4Fe-4S dicluster domain-containing protein, whose amino-acid sequence MPPRIDPKKCNGCEGREESHCEEACPGNLMYVGEDGKSHCRSLRDCWDCMSCTKACPRNAIETRVPYQLGYHLARLTPLMGKNSITWKCVDIHGNEETFKYRNRMDK is encoded by the coding sequence ATGCCGCCCAGAATTGACCCCAAGAAGTGCAACGGTTGCGAAGGCCGCGAGGAATCCCATTGCGAGGAGGCCTGCCCGGGCAACCTCATGTACGTCGGCGAAGACGGCAAGTCCCATTGCCGCAGCCTGCGCGACTGCTGGGACTGCATGTCCTGCACCAAGGCCTGCCCCAGAAACGCCATCGAGACGCGCGTGCCCTATCAGCTCGGCTACCACTTGGCCAGGCTGACGCCCCTCATGGGCAAGAACTCGATCACCTGGAAGTGCGTGGACATCCACGGCAACGAGGAAACCTTCAAGTACCGTAACCGCATGGACAAGTAG
- a CDS encoding Crp/Fnr family transcriptional regulator, which produces MPQTWHWRERDFFEDLPREKAAFLARARRRELRKREFVFHAGDAGTSCYYLESGSLRIFRATVEGKEPMVFLRRQGEMFGLAEIMTGAQRQASAQAIASAVIFEIERKDFEALLADHYPLAKRVIQILGCRLRFLGEQVEGLMVSDVVTRILKLLLQQAYPLLDDEEAWEQPVALPVTLTQEQIASLTGSCQPTVSETLRLLQEEGLIEMRRREIVLLNPLTALKRIEEPPC; this is translated from the coding sequence ATGCCCCAGACATGGCACTGGCGCGAGCGGGACTTTTTCGAAGACTTGCCGCGCGAAAAGGCGGCTTTTCTCGCAAGGGCTCGGCGGCGCGAGTTGCGCAAACGCGAATTCGTATTCCACGCGGGCGACGCGGGCACGTCCTGCTACTACCTGGAGAGCGGAAGCTTGCGCATCTTTCGCGCCACGGTCGAGGGTAAAGAGCCCATGGTCTTCCTGCGTAGGCAAGGCGAGATGTTCGGGCTGGCCGAGATAATGACCGGAGCGCAACGTCAAGCCAGCGCCCAGGCCATCGCCTCGGCGGTCATTTTCGAGATAGAGCGCAAGGATTTCGAGGCGCTTCTGGCCGATCACTACCCGCTGGCCAAGCGAGTTATCCAGATTCTTGGTTGCAGGCTGCGCTTCTTGGGCGAGCAGGTCGAAGGTCTCATGGTCAGCGACGTGGTCACGCGCATTCTCAAGCTGCTCCTCCAGCAGGCCTATCCGCTGTTGGACGACGAGGAGGCCTGGGAGCAGCCCGTGGCTCTGCCCGTAACGCTGACCCAGGAACAGATCGCCTCCCTGACCGGATCGTGCCAGCCGACAGTGAGCGAGACGCTCCGACTGCTCCAAGAGGAAGGCCTGATCGAGATGCGCCGGCGCGAAATCGTGCTGCTTAATCCCCTGACCGCGCTAAAGCGCATCGAGGAGCCCCCCTGTTAA